ATCGCGGACAAGTATGATCGCGGCTATGGCCACTTCACCACGCGCCAGAACATCCAGTACAACTGGATCAAGCTGGAGGACGCACCCGACATTCTGGCCGATCTGGCCAAGGTCGAGATGCATGCGATCCAGACCAGCGGCAACTGCATCCGCAACATCAGTTCGGATCACTTTGCCGGGGCCGCTGCCGACGAAGTCGTCGACCCGCGCCCCTACGCCGAACTGCTGCGCCAATGGTCCAGCTTCCACCCCGAATTCAGCTATCTGCCGCGCAAGTTCAAGATCGCAGTCATCGCGTCGGATACCGACCGCGCGGCGATGCGTTTGCACGACATCGGCATCCAGATCGTGAAGAATGACGCTGGCGAAATCGGCTGCGCATTCTACGTCGGCGGCGGCATGGGCCGTACCCCGATGGTTGCGCCGTGCATCAACGAATTCGTCGCGCTGGACGACCTGATCACCTATTCCGAGGCTTGCTTGCGCGTCTACAACCGCCATGGCCGCCGCGACAACAAATACAAGGCGCGCATCAAGATCCTCGTCCACGAAATGGGCAAGGATGAGTACACGCGTCAGGTCGAGGAGGAGTTCGCGCACCTGAAGTCGCAGGGCATCGAGCCCCCGCTGGCAGAGTTGGAGCGGATCAAGCCCTATTTCGCGGACCCCGCGTTCAAGACCGGCCTAAGCGACGATATCGATCGCAGCGACCCGGATTTTGCGCTGTGGGTGGACCGCAACACGATCCCGCACAAGGCCCCCGGCTATGTCAGCGCGGTCATCAGTCTGAAGCCGGTCGGCGGCATTCCGGGTGATGCGACGGCGGACCAGATCCGCCTGATGGGCGATCTTGCGACCGAGTATTCGTTCGACGAGTGCCGCGTCATGCACACGCAGAACATCGTCCTCCCGCATGTCGAAAAGGGCCGTCTGGCCGAACTGTTTGCCAAGCTGGACGCATATGATCTGGCCGCGCCGAACCTCGACACGATCGAGGATATCATCGCCTGCCCCGGCCTCGACTATTGCAGCCTTGCCAACGCACGTTCGATCCCGGTCGCGCAGAAGATTTCCGAACGCTTTGCCAGCACCGGCAAGACCGGCGAACTGGGTCAGCTGAAGCTGAAGATTTCGGGCTGCATCAACGCCTGCGGGCACCACCACGCAGGCCACATCGGCATCCTCGGCGTCGACCGCAAGGGGGTGGAGAACTACCAGCTTCTGCTCGGCGGGTGTGAGGCCGAAGACACGACGCTGGGCAAGATCACCGGCCCCGGTTTCGACGAGGACGGCATTGT
The sequence above is a segment of the Croceicoccus naphthovorans genome. Coding sequences within it:
- a CDS encoding nitrite/sulfite reductase, which gives rise to MYQYDKYDQQMVDTRVEEFRDQTRRRLSGELSEEQFRPLRLMNGLYLQLHAYMLRVAVPYGTLSGAQMKALGDIADKYDRGYGHFTTRQNIQYNWIKLEDAPDILADLAKVEMHAIQTSGNCIRNISSDHFAGAAADEVVDPRPYAELLRQWSSFHPEFSYLPRKFKIAVIASDTDRAAMRLHDIGIQIVKNDAGEIGCAFYVGGGMGRTPMVAPCINEFVALDDLITYSEACLRVYNRHGRRDNKYKARIKILVHEMGKDEYTRQVEEEFAHLKSQGIEPPLAELERIKPYFADPAFKTGLSDDIDRSDPDFALWVDRNTIPHKAPGYVSAVISLKPVGGIPGDATADQIRLMGDLATEYSFDECRVMHTQNIVLPHVEKGRLAELFAKLDAYDLAAPNLDTIEDIIACPGLDYCSLANARSIPVAQKISERFASTGKTGELGQLKLKISGCINACGHHHAGHIGILGVDRKGVENYQLLLGGCEAEDTTLGKITGPGFDEDGIVDAVEKATEVYLAKREGEERFLDTYRRIGMEPFKEAIYG